The genomic window CAACTATCCTTCAGTTCTTTTCGGGCTTGTACAATACATGTTTCCATTTGCTGTATTGATGCTGGCTCCAGCGTTAACCGCAATTCCTGAAGAAATTGAAGCTGCTGCTGAATCTCTTGGAGCTTCCTGGGTGGAAACGATGCTTCATGTAATATTTCCAATGGCTAAGTCAGGTATGATCGGTGCGGGTTTGGTGGTCTTGACCCTCTCTCTGACAGATTTTGCGATGCCAGCTATTCTTGGTGGAGGAACTCAGGATTTTGTGGCAAACGCAATCTATGACCAGTTTTTCCGGACGTCAGATCAGGGATTTGGTTCCAGTCTGGCAGTGCTATTGATCGTAATTGGTTCATTTTTAGTTTGGGTTGTTTTTGTGTTGGTTGGTGCAGGGACACTAGCCATGGGTGCAAAAGATAAATGAACCAGCCAGTTTCCCAGAAACTATTTTTCTGGACACTAGTAGTCATCTCGATCATCACCCTCTCTGCACCAACGCTGGTTGTGCTAGGAGCCTCTCTGACTTCTGGAAATATCATCGTTTTTCCCCCGGATGGGTTGTCCTTGAAGTGGTACGAAGCTCTCGTAGAGAAGCAAGAGTTGCAGGATGCCTTCATCCGCTCAATCTGGGTAGCCATAATTTGTGTGTTCATCTCTTTGCCTACAGGGACCTTGGCAGGGATTGCTCTGACAAAGTATCGGTTACGTAAGGGTGCTTTGATTCAAACCTATCTCTTGCTACCTTTTACAATCCCATTGATTGGTTCGGGAATTGGATTGATGCTAGTTTTTGGTGAAGTTGGTGTTCTTGGCAGCCTTTGGCCAGTTGGTGTAGCCACCGCTGTGATCAACCTCCCTTTCATGATTTGGGCGGTTTCCTCAAGTGCTACGGGCCTAGATCCTGATCTGGAACTTGCTGCTCAAAATTGTGGTGCTGGTCCGGTTCAAACTTTTTTTTATGTGACCTTGCCGTCGGTGATGCCGGGAATCATCACAGGCTCTTTGCTAATGTTCATTTTATCCTTGAACGAATTTCTTGTCAGTCTGTTGCTAGTGGATGCTCGGATTGTCACACTCCCTGTACAAGTCTACAATTCTATCCGTTCAATCATCACCCCAGACCTAGCGGCTGTCTCGGTTGTTTTTATTGCGGTGGCAATGTTGGCTATTGCTGTACTGGACAAACTGGTTGGATTGGAAATCTTTCTGAAATCGAAGTGACCCCACCAAACTCACTTAGAAAGGCACTGCATTATGTCAACTGTATCTTTTCACGAAACTAGTAAGCTGACAGCCAAGGATTATAAAGCTTTGCTAAAGCGTTCAGAGGCTGATCTTTCAAGCTTTGTGGAGAAAGTAAAGCCTATCATCGAGGCGGTGCGTGCAGAAGGAGATGAGGCACTGGTTCGCTTCGGCCAAGAATTAGATGGTTCTACGCTACTAAGTAAGGAAACCCTGAAGGTGAGTGAAGCAGAGTTTGCTGCTGCGTTTGCAGAAGTCGAAGAAGTAGTCATTGAAGCAATTCGCTATGGCATTGCCAATATCAGAACTTTCCATGAGGAGCAGAAGCCACAAACTATGTGGATGAAGGAGATTCGTCCGGGCGCTTATGCTGGAGATAGAATAACTCCAATTCGTTCTGTCGCGATTTATGTACCGCGTGGGAAGGGAGCTTTCCCATCAGTGACGATGATGACCACAGTACCTGGTGTAGTAGCTCAGGTGCCAAAGTTAGCGATTTACACTCCCCCATTGCCCGATGGATCTGTGGATTCAGCAACTCTGGTAGCCGCAAGTATTGCGGGTGTCGGTACGGTCTACAAGTGTGGGGGAGCGCAAGCTGTAGCTGCTGCTGCGTTTGGTACTGAGACTATTGAACGTGCACTTAAGATTGTTGGTCCAGGTAGCCCTTGGGTTGTAGCAGCTAAACAATTACTGTCTGATATTATTGATCCAGGCTTACCAGCTGGACCGTCTGAAGCAATTATTTTTGCTGATGATAGTGTTCATGGTGGGCTTGCCGCACTGGATTTGCTAATTGAAGCGGAACATGGACCAGATAGTTCAGCTTACTTGGTCACACATTCTCGCCGTGTAGTGGAAGAAGCTATGGCTGCTTTGCCTGATCACTGGGCCAAAATGACGGCACAGCGGGTAGAGTTTTCTAAAACTGTATTGACAGGACCCTATGGTGGAATTTTGCTGACATCATCAGTCGAGGAAAGCTACCGGTTCATCAATGACTATGCTCCAGAACACTTGGAACTGCTGTCTACAGAGCCGTTCACCCACTTGGGTCACATCACAGAGGCTGCAGAAATCTT from SAR324 cluster bacterium includes these protein-coding regions:
- a CDS encoding ABC transporter permease, which gives rise to MNQPVSQKLFFWTLVVISIITLSAPTLVVLGASLTSGNIIVFPPDGLSLKWYEALVEKQELQDAFIRSIWVAIICVFISLPTGTLAGIALTKYRLRKGALIQTYLLLPFTIPLIGSGIGLMLVFGEVGVLGSLWPVGVATAVINLPFMIWAVSSSATGLDPDLELAAQNCGAGPVQTFFYVTLPSVMPGIITGSLLMFILSLNEFLVSLLLVDARIVTLPVQVYNSIRSIITPDLAAVSVVFIAVAMLAIAVLDKLVGLEIFLKSK
- the hisD gene encoding histidinol dehydrogenase, with protein sequence MSTVSFHETSKLTAKDYKALLKRSEADLSSFVEKVKPIIEAVRAEGDEALVRFGQELDGSTLLSKETLKVSEAEFAAAFAEVEEVVIEAIRYGIANIRTFHEEQKPQTMWMKEIRPGAYAGDRITPIRSVAIYVPRGKGAFPSVTMMTTVPGVVAQVPKLAIYTPPLPDGSVDSATLVAASIAGVGTVYKCGGAQAVAAAAFGTETIERALKIVGPGSPWVVAAKQLLSDIIDPGLPAGPSEAIIFADDSVHGGLAALDLLIEAEHGPDSSAYLVTHSRRVVEEAMAALPDHWAKMTAQRVEFSKTVLTGPYGGILLTSSVEESYRFINDYAPEHLELLSTEPFTHLGHITEAAEILMGPHTPVCIGNFSLGPNAVLPTSQGAQTYGPLSVHDFMKRSSLGYVTPPAYPELAKRAKVLARYEGFSSHENAVSPIREKYI